Below is a window of Vicia villosa cultivar HV-30 ecotype Madison, WI unplaced genomic scaffold, Vvil1.0 ctg.000863F_1_1, whole genome shotgun sequence DNA.
GATAACAAGTACAAGTAACACGAAAAAAGGCTTACCGAAATAAGTCCCCATAAGCCCCAAAATAGATGGTTTGCAAGAGTGTATTTTTCCACAGCAGTCACAACTTGGTTCACTTTAGCATTGTTCGGTTTCTTGCCTTCAGAGCTGAGATAGGCGCGAATAAACCTTTGACGCTCCTCGAGTTCTGGTTCGCCATATATAAATTAGTATCTCAGCATGGTAAAGTGatgtaaacaaaaataataacaaaacaaaaactttacCAGGATATTTGGTATAGTCAAGAACATGAGGTGTATCGGTATGGTAATCTGCTGCCATTTCACTGAAATGATTTGCGAGGTCATACGCAATAGGATTGTAACTCGCGTATTCATAGTCCTGTATCACAAAGATAATCAAAAATTAGAGAACTGTAATGCAAGTAACTGTAATGTTTTGAAAAGGCCAAGAATGAATACATAACCATTAGCTTACAATTAGAGTGATTGAACGAGCCTCTTCGTCCATCATAATGTTACCGTATTGTAAGTCATTGTGACAGAAACCAATCTCTTGATATCCTTCGCATAACTCCTTCTCTAGGAGATTTATCTCATCGTCTAGATTCTCTAGCCCGAATTTCTTTGCATCCTTTGGGGAGCATAAACTTTTGGCTTCGCCAACCCACTTCCTCATTCTCTGCCAAATATGAGCCTTCTTTGTACCAGGCATGTGAAGCTTATGGAAATCTCTCATCTTAGATGCTATCAGAGGTGATATTTCGGGGTCACGGAGGTCACGAGCCGAGAGAGTCTAAAAAGCCAAAAACAAGAGAAGTAAGAGAAATATTGCAAAACTAGTATGCTGCAACTAGTTGAGTTCCATAATTCATGTCACAGTCAAAAAAGGTATATAATATTTGTTTGTTAACTATTATTGATAGAATCAATAACTTGGAGAAAGGAATTAGGGAAAGAATGGTAACCTGAGAGCACatgattccattccattccattgaATTTTTTAAAGATGGTTCTTAAATAATTAATCCTTAATAATTAAGAGACCCTCCATTGCTCCAAAAGATAAAGGGAATAGAATAAGAAAAAAGGAAGTACTGTACTAGTTCAAAAGAAAAACACTTTTGACTAGAGAACAAAGTAAATCTACTTTTAAACTGAGTATAGAATCTCAAAAACTAAAACatgaaaatcaaatattcattgcAGCCTTCATTTTGGGGgatagtatgttatgtttggacTCACATAGGCCTCTATACTCTAACAGGATACCTATAGATGATAGCAGAGAGTTCTCTGGTTCTCTGTAGCATCAACATCTCTAAAAAAAAGTGTCCGACACCAATACATGTGATTAAAttcctttttttcaaatttttttcaaattattattggttaGTGCTTCATAGTATTTgttgttattaattattttcattACCATAATTTGACGATGTTGACACCAGTAAtaagttgaaaaataaataaatctatcAGTATTTGCCTTTTTCAGAGGTGTCAGTGCTCTAGAGACTTTGATTATTATTCAATTATAGATATGAAAAAGAAAATCACATACTCTGGCATGAATGAACTCCTCAACACGACCAGTAGTAAAACGAGCAAGAAGACGAGGCCCCTGACCATGCTTCGATATACACTCAAAGGTTCGAATTTCCTCTTCCCTATTAAAGAAAATCTCAACACCTTCTCCATACAATCGAACCAAAACCTTTCTAAGATCAGAACCATTTCTTGTTGGCCAATTAATCTGAAAAACCTCATTGGTCATTGCACCTTTCAATGGAATCACTTCCAAGCTCTTCACATCATCAATCACATCACCTAAATCCGAAGCCACGGTAGCAATCACTTCCATTAATTCTTCTTGGGATGCACACCCTTTCAACAATTCAATCGTCTTAATAGCCATCTCGAATTCGATTTATCACTTTGGTTCAAAAAAACAGAGGAATCTGAAACAGAGTAAAAATCTTGTTGAGAATATtgcatgcataaataaatttaaaaaatgaaacttTTCACAACCCATTTGAGAAAAACATCAGAATCCAATTGGGTTATTCATAAAAGTaattataacaacaacaaaaattgaaTTGGGTTTTTAGAAACTCATCAATTTTGAGTGAAAAACCAAAAAACAGAGTACAAAAACAGGGGAAATGCATTTGAGAATCTCTTGCAATGAAATTTCATGGGAAAGATTATAACTTTTCGATAACCCAATTGATAAATAGAATCAACAATCAATAATCTGTGAATTATAATGCAAATATTAGAAGCTAGCTAACCTAGGAAACAGAGAAAAAAGCAGAGTGAAGATGAAGAACGTGGTGGTTCTGTGATAAAGACAGTGATATTATGATATTAAAATtgtgtgtgaagtttgtgaaatGTTGAGGTGTAATATATAGAGAATGGGAGAGAGAACGTGTATGAATATAAATTCTGTTAGAGAAGTGTGTAAGCCGTTTAAAGTGCTTATTTGTGGTGTTTTGTTGACTATAGAGATTCTGCTTTTTTTTTGGAGAAAGTAGATTTTTTATATTGTTGCTTTTGGTATAAGGTTAGCTGTTAGGTTTATTAGTCAAAATTGAAGATAACTACTAGTAGTTAGTATTAGTATTGACTAATGAGAATCAACAATTTAATGTGTGATAAATTAGTGTTATATTaggtaatattaatttttaaataaattaaattttaaataaagataATATCTATGATGTAAGCGCGACTGGTTAAATCTCATCATCAATCATTATCAGGGtagaataataaaataggtaaaTTTTATCACGTTAAATTTATAGAAAATATGACATGTACGTTAATGTTTTAAGATATTTGGTATAGAATGTATATTTTTTCATAAAGGTCGGACttttcgttatcttagagataatatatataaaaacagaattatttaaaacttttttacaataaaaaaataaagacgtAATCTAATTTTTGTCACACAGAGCAAAACAAATGCACATTGACTTCCAATGCTTCTCATAAAGAGACCAATAACTAAGTCTAACatgaaaaggagaaaaaaaataagaagagACAATAACTCTGATCTTATCTATTTGTCATAATGAGGACtcacttttttatattattgaaaACTCTTACTTTTTCGTCTTCATATTTCGCAATATAGGAGTATACTACTATCTTGCTATTAtcgttaatataaaataaataagagtTCTACTTTTTAATTTATCTTGATTTTAAGATAtgtaatgaaaatgaagttagatAAAAGCGAATAAGGGTGTTTCTTAATTGAGCTAAAAAAGGTAAAATTTGTGTGTATGATAAACCGTGTTAAGGTGGAAACGTATAATTGAAGTGAGGACGAAAATAACGCCGTTTAGAATCAGTCGGCTAACAGTAACACGGCTCCAGTTGGACACCTGACGTGatagttttttcttttttctttttacaaagTTTATAAACTAAATATTCCTAATGTGTGTTTGGTTGTGGGATGATCAAAATAATTTTGTTCTaattataaatacaaaattttacTCTTATACTCAAATGATACGCTAAACCGTAGAAAAATTCTTAGTTGGACACATacctaagaaattgttttacacacaatcaatcacaaaattttaattaattaaaaattaaatactaaattttctttctccttcataatctcaatCACCCATGAattcaattaaaaacaaaattaaaattaaaataaattaaaaaattactctttcttattggttgttcctaagaaTATGAATTTAGagtcgtgtccatgcaagaattgctcctAAACCGTATTCATATTTTGTCAGAAATTCGGCTATGATAATCTTGGATAacttcgaagaatcgtgttcgtacactttccgaacaaagtatttcgaccataTTCTTtcctgggttcacgaaatctttgtggggataattctcgaagagaaCAACCTGTTTCTGACAAAAGAGAACAGATcaggaatgtagagaggaagtattatTTTTCGTGTAACCAAAACCGAgaccaaatgactccttatataggagatcaataaCGAGAACCGAAAAGACACAACTGTTCAGAAAACGGTCATGTCTGTTGAGAAAGGGTACAACTGTTCGGAAAAATTTTAGGatggggcgctgccccgcacgcCGCCAGGGGCTCTgtcccttggaccccgacgggacgctgccccgcaccccgccaggggcttcgccccttggaaccccgtttcaattattcgtattcaattacacgtttggctcgatgagcgtgcactccgcactaccctaactcgtttcaagcttaatgcataattgcatcggcctatagtaaattacattactaccaaaatacattgatgatactaaaatcaccaacatatTCACTAATACGATGAGccgtattttattaaataaaataataattttataaaataaaataataattgttttaaattaaaaaaatcaatataaaaattgtATGATTTAGCAATTACATCACTTCATTAACTAACATTTTACACTTTATTAATCAATTTTGttttactactaaaaattatttttaatatttagacGTTTATTAATTAACTTCATCCattcattaaccaattttattttaatactaaaaattatttttaatatctgagtGTTTATTAATCAACTTCATCACTAAATTAATCAACATTTTAcacttcattaaccaattttattttactactaaaaattatttttaatatctgggaGTTTATTAATCAACTTCATCATTTCATTAACCAATATTTTATACTTATTTAATCGATTTAGTTTAActactaaaattatttttaatatcttagCGTTTATTAATCAAACTATAAACTATATTAACTTACTTTTTACACTCAATTAATCGATTTTATGTTACTATTGTTCATGCACCGTTCATATCACTACTCACGACCACTATTCACATTATTATTCATTATTCATGTCACTATTTACAGTATTTATTAACAGTGAATTGGATGTAGGTATAAAAAATGgtactccctccggtctcaattataagcaaacatttaatttttagattcattcaacaatcaatgtatttagtctaataatagactaaatacattgattgttgaatgaatctaaaaattaaaattttgcttataaatgagaccagagggagtatatgatattataaatatattcttATGAATGGACTACATATTctcttaaattaattatttatgtttgaatattatgtttttaaaaataaatattatattataaacaaaaaa
It encodes the following:
- the LOC131631775 gene encoding probable choline kinase 1 — its product is MAIKTIELLKGCASQEELMEVIATVASDLGDVIDDVKSLEVIPLKGAMTNEVFQINWPTRNGSDLRKVLVRLYGEGVEIFFNREEEIRTFECISKHGQGPRLLARFTTGRVEEFIHARTLSARDLRDPEISPLIASKMRDFHKLHMPGTKKAHIWQRMRKWVGEAKSLCSPKDAKKFGLENLDDEINLLEKELCEGYQEIGFCHNDLQYGNIMMDEEARSITLIDYEYASYNPIAYDLANHFSEMAADYHTDTPHVLDYTKYPELEERQRFIRAYLSSEGKKPNNAKVNQVVTAVEKYTLANHLFWGLWGLISSYVNKIEFDYKEYARQRFQQYWLRKPTLLDTPTIVSQNETVNGSLPLASCV